Proteins found in one Collinsella aerofaciens genomic segment:
- the lepA gene encoding translation elongation factor 4, giving the protein MNTSIDISHIRNFSIVAHIDHGKSTISDRILELTHTVDERDMESQLLDTMDIERERGITIKSNAVRVSYDADDGETYQFNLIDTPGHVDFTYEVSRSLAACEGAVLVVDATQGVEAQTVSNATLAMNANLDIVPAINKIDLPSAHPDEVKTEIEDDLAIPADDAVCVSGKTGEGIHDLLESIVFLISPPKGDANAPLKALILDSYFDEYRGVVATVRVFDGSIKKGDTLRMMQAKGDFLVDGVGVKRPAETPVDALTVGEVGYVVTGLKDPEAVRVGDTLTWASNPCPEPLPGYREAKPMVYTGLFPIDNKDYENLRDALDKLHVNDPSLVWEPETSVALGFGFRVGFLGLLHMEVVKERLEREFNLDLIATSPSVDYHVYKTDGEMIDVRSPQDLPEATRIERIEEPYLKAKIICPPEYTGAVMQLAIEHRGITTDMIHLTSKSVEMRFDMPLAELILDFFDQLKSRTKGYASLDYEFNEYRPSELVKLDILLSGDEVDALSFIVHKDKAYGLARGLCDKLKEIIPRQLFEVPIQGAIGNKIIARSTVKARRKDVLAKCYGGDISRKRKLLEKQKEGKKRMKAIGSVEVPQEAFMAILKVDE; this is encoded by the coding sequence ATGAATACTTCAATTGACATTTCCCACATCCGCAACTTCTCGATCGTTGCGCACATCGACCATGGCAAGTCCACGATCAGTGACCGCATCCTCGAGCTCACCCATACCGTCGACGAGCGCGACATGGAGTCGCAGCTGCTCGACACCATGGACATCGAGCGCGAGCGCGGCATCACGATCAAGTCCAACGCCGTTCGCGTCTCCTACGACGCCGACGATGGTGAGACGTATCAGTTCAACCTAATCGATACGCCGGGCCACGTGGACTTTACCTATGAGGTCTCGCGTTCGCTGGCCGCCTGCGAGGGCGCGGTGCTCGTCGTCGACGCCACGCAGGGCGTCGAGGCGCAGACCGTCTCCAACGCGACGCTCGCCATGAACGCCAACCTGGATATCGTGCCCGCCATCAACAAGATTGACCTGCCGTCGGCACACCCCGACGAGGTTAAGACCGAGATCGAGGATGATCTTGCGATTCCCGCCGACGATGCCGTATGCGTATCGGGCAAGACTGGCGAGGGCATTCACGATCTGCTGGAGTCCATCGTATTTTTGATCTCTCCGCCCAAGGGCGATGCGAACGCGCCGCTCAAGGCGCTCATTTTGGATTCGTATTTTGATGAGTACCGCGGCGTCGTCGCCACGGTGCGCGTCTTTGACGGTTCCATCAAAAAGGGCGATACCCTGCGCATGATGCAGGCCAAGGGCGACTTCTTGGTCGACGGCGTGGGCGTCAAGCGCCCTGCCGAGACGCCGGTCGATGCTCTGACTGTTGGCGAGGTTGGCTATGTGGTCACGGGTCTGAAGGACCCCGAGGCTGTGCGCGTGGGCGATACCCTTACGTGGGCTTCGAACCCCTGCCCCGAGCCGCTGCCGGGCTACCGCGAGGCCAAGCCCATGGTCTACACAGGCCTGTTCCCCATCGACAACAAGGACTACGAGAACCTGCGCGACGCGCTCGATAAGCTGCACGTCAACGATCCGTCGTTGGTGTGGGAGCCCGAGACCTCGGTGGCGCTCGGCTTTGGCTTCCGCGTGGGCTTCTTAGGCCTGCTGCATATGGAAGTCGTCAAGGAGCGCCTGGAGCGCGAGTTCAACCTTGACCTCATTGCTACGAGCCCTTCGGTGGACTATCACGTCTATAAGACCGACGGCGAGATGATTGATGTTCGCAGCCCGCAGGATCTGCCCGAGGCTACGCGCATCGAGCGCATTGAGGAGCCTTACCTCAAGGCCAAAATTATCTGCCCGCCCGAGTATACGGGTGCCGTCATGCAGCTCGCTATCGAGCACCGCGGCATTACAACTGACATGATCCATCTCACGAGCAAATCGGTCGAGATGCGCTTTGACATGCCGCTCGCCGAGCTCATCCTGGACTTCTTTGACCAGCTCAAGAGTCGCACCAAGGGCTATGCCTCACTCGACTACGAGTTCAACGAGTACCGTCCCTCCGAACTCGTCAAGCTCGATATTTTGCTTTCGGGCGATGAGGTGGACGCGCTTTCGTTTATCGTGCACAAGGATAAGGCCTATGGCCTGGCCCGCGGCCTGTGTGACAAGCTCAAGGAAATCATCCCGCGCCAGCTGTTCGAGGTGCCTATTCAGGGCGCCATCGGCAACAAGATCATTGCCCGCTCTACCGTCAAGGCGCGTCGCAAGGACGTTTTGGCCAAGTGCTATGGCGGCGATATCTCGCGAAAGCGCAAGCTGCTCGAGAAGCAGAAAGAGGGCAAGAAGCGCATGAAGGCCATCGGTTCGGTCGAGGTCCCGCAGGAGGCCTTTATGGCGATCCTAAAGGTAGACGAGTAA
- the rpsT gene encoding 30S ribosomal protein S20, whose amino-acid sequence MANIKSQKKRIRTNEAARMRNKAVKSELKTLTKHVQSAVAEGDAEKAQAALKTVTKRLDMAAAKHVIHKNQASNRKSGLAKLVNSINA is encoded by the coding sequence GTGGCAAACATCAAGTCTCAGAAGAAGCGTATCCGCACCAATGAGGCAGCTCGCATGCGTAACAAGGCTGTCAAGTCCGAGCTCAAGACGCTGACCAAGCACGTCCAGTCCGCCGTCGCCGAGGGCGACGCCGAGAAGGCCCAGGCTGCCCTCAAGACCGTCACCAAGCGTCTCGATATGGCTGCCGCCAAGCATGTTATCCACAAGAACCAGGCTTCCAACCGCAAGTCCGGTCTTGCCAAGCTCGTGAACAGCATCAACGCCTAA
- the holA gene encoding DNA polymerase III subunit delta, which translates to MSETGLLPAYLIVGTDGVKRDHAVSRMKARLEKSGMVEFNIDERDMTKDPDIESIIGSLNTFPMGSEFRLVILDGCSKLAKAVSEPLVEYLASPSPTTVCLIIADSLAKNTRLYKAIAKIDKKAIVDCSGTKRWELPRRVQQMATQRGKSISTAAAEELVSRSGENTRMLDNDLAKLAQMVEAPQIELADVERWIVRTAEVQPWDFLNAVSARDMRRSLELFGLLPAKSYVWTYTLLCGRIRELIVAKALDSRGQGRELAATLKLQAWQVKNHLTWARRFSMAELVAALEGAVDVELALKGSADSETALLLWITNILRKS; encoded by the coding sequence ATGTCCGAAACCGGTCTGCTGCCGGCATATCTGATCGTCGGTACCGATGGGGTCAAGCGCGACCACGCCGTCTCGCGTATGAAAGCTCGCTTGGAAAAGTCGGGTATGGTTGAGTTCAACATCGATGAACGCGACATGACGAAAGATCCCGATATCGAGTCGATCATCGGCTCGCTCAATACCTTTCCCATGGGCAGCGAGTTTCGCCTGGTGATTCTCGACGGCTGCTCCAAGCTTGCCAAGGCGGTCTCGGAACCGCTTGTCGAGTACCTCGCAAGTCCCAGCCCCACGACGGTCTGTCTCATTATTGCCGACTCACTTGCCAAGAATACGCGCCTGTATAAGGCAATCGCCAAGATCGACAAGAAGGCTATCGTCGATTGTTCGGGTACCAAGCGCTGGGAACTGCCGCGCCGCGTTCAGCAGATGGCGACGCAGCGCGGTAAGTCCATCTCGACGGCTGCTGCCGAGGAGCTCGTCTCGCGCTCGGGCGAGAACACCCGCATGCTCGATAACGACTTGGCCAAGCTTGCCCAGATGGTCGAGGCGCCGCAAATTGAGCTTGCCGATGTGGAGCGCTGGATCGTGCGCACGGCCGAAGTTCAGCCCTGGGACTTTCTCAACGCAGTGTCGGCCCGCGATATGCGCCGCTCGCTTGAGCTCTTTGGGCTGCTGCCCGCCAAGAGCTATGTGTGGACCTACACGCTGCTATGCGGTCGCATCCGCGAGTTGATCGTCGCCAAGGCGCTCGACTCTCGTGGGCAGGGGCGTGAGCTCGCCGCGACACTCAAGCTTCAGGCCTGGCAGGTCAAAAATCACCTGACCTGGGCACGCCGCTTTTCGATGGCGGAGCTTGTCGCTGCGCTCGAGGGCGCGGTCGATGTGGAGCTCGCACTGAAGGGTTCTGCCGATTCGGAGACCGCGCTTTTGCTCTGGATTACGAACATCTTGAGAAAATCGTGA
- a CDS encoding DNA internalization-related competence protein ComEC/Rec2, translated as MAADALLGERAAPVTLLMAIPVAAAGCIVLAQSCMRLVRWRRWLYAAALGLVAGAVVSAGWAIGALRASRALDNRAASSLEFVVYGDPSINDGAYSYTCDAYAGEKRLGQVRLSCDRELGAGSHVRAIGRISRFENDAYGRSRVLRGELRKVKVVRLVSIDEGPPGPLSWLRNELLAVIAPATDPARSLIAGVVCGRSAELRAQPAGDWFSVTGTAHLIAVSGSHLAIVGFVIESALQKTRLSRGLQRGLLVLALAAYAVFTGASPSAVRACCMVAATLVANSAGRRRHGLSALFVTMAIFVLLRPTVLFEMGFQLSCVSVFAILCFCPYATYALGELGMPSGVASVLSVTLCSQLATLPVTIPAFETFSLIAPLANAVIGPVISVLLAVSVVLVPCSLVPLLRHGALVVPMIVARCALFFEQLFAAVPGASVSVPPDTPLVYVVPFALVALLVWWPRPRARSMAAGLLCLMLAAGVPYVYWDQCAPPSVTVLDVGQADAILVRQGGAVALVDCGLDDRVVSALVRNNVHHIDAVFVTHWDEDHWGGLPDVLDRFSVGTIAVAADALDGAPTEVLNRPGVTYRQVARGDTVDIGAFRARVMWPFDTVDGEGNEDSLVLLLSYAQEGKSLRVLLTGDAELDQEREFVQEVGDIDVLKLGHHGSKVSVDTDLLGTLKPEFSIASAGEGNRYGHPSDACIDAVKEAGGAFACTIEHGDITVTPTAKGFAMRCQRP; from the coding sequence ATGGCGGCCGATGCGCTGCTGGGAGAGCGGGCGGCGCCCGTCACATTGCTTATGGCCATTCCCGTTGCGGCAGCAGGGTGCATCGTATTGGCTCAGTCCTGCATGCGCCTTGTGCGGTGGAGGCGATGGCTGTATGCCGCGGCCCTCGGCCTCGTGGCGGGAGCGGTCGTGTCCGCGGGTTGGGCGATAGGGGCGCTGCGCGCTTCGAGGGCGTTGGATAATCGGGCTGCGAGCAGTCTCGAGTTTGTTGTGTACGGCGACCCGTCCATCAATGACGGTGCGTACTCCTATACCTGTGATGCGTATGCGGGCGAAAAGCGTTTGGGTCAGGTACGGCTGTCGTGTGATCGTGAGCTTGGCGCCGGTTCGCATGTACGTGCTATCGGTCGAATTTCGCGCTTTGAGAATGATGCGTATGGGCGCTCACGCGTGCTTCGGGGCGAGCTTCGAAAGGTTAAAGTCGTCCGGTTGGTATCGATCGACGAGGGCCCTCCAGGTCCGTTGTCTTGGCTTCGAAACGAGCTCCTTGCCGTTATCGCGCCCGCGACCGATCCAGCGCGCTCGCTCATTGCCGGCGTTGTCTGCGGACGCTCGGCCGAGCTGCGTGCCCAGCCGGCGGGCGATTGGTTTTCGGTAACGGGCACCGCACATCTTATCGCTGTCTCGGGTAGTCATCTTGCCATCGTGGGGTTTGTGATTGAGAGCGCCCTGCAAAAGACGCGCCTCTCTCGTGGGCTGCAGCGGGGGCTGTTGGTGCTGGCCCTCGCTGCCTATGCCGTTTTTACGGGCGCTTCTCCCTCGGCCGTGCGCGCGTGCTGCATGGTGGCGGCGACGCTTGTCGCCAACAGCGCCGGACGTCGTCGGCATGGCCTCTCGGCTCTGTTCGTCACCATGGCAATCTTTGTGTTGCTGCGTCCGACGGTATTGTTCGAAATGGGTTTTCAGCTTTCGTGCGTCAGTGTTTTTGCCATCCTTTGTTTTTGCCCCTACGCCACCTACGCCTTGGGCGAGCTGGGCATGCCATCGGGTGTCGCCAGCGTTTTGTCTGTCACGCTGTGCTCGCAGCTGGCGACACTTCCCGTTACGATTCCCGCATTTGAGACGTTTTCGCTCATTGCCCCACTTGCAAATGCCGTGATCGGTCCGGTGATAAGCGTGCTGCTCGCTGTATCGGTTGTGCTGGTGCCCTGCTCGCTTGTGCCGCTGCTGCGTCACGGGGCGCTCGTGGTGCCCATGATTGTCGCCCGCTGTGCGCTGTTCTTTGAACAGCTCTTTGCTGCCGTTCCGGGCGCATCCGTAAGCGTGCCGCCCGATACGCCCTTGGTATATGTGGTGCCGTTCGCGCTGGTGGCCCTCTTGGTCTGGTGGCCACGCCCCCGCGCGCGGAGCATGGCAGCGGGGCTGCTGTGTTTAATGCTCGCAGCGGGTGTTCCGTATGTCTATTGGGATCAATGTGCGCCGCCTTCGGTAACGGTCCTCGATGTTGGCCAGGCCGATGCGATTCTGGTTCGTCAGGGTGGCGCCGTGGCACTCGTCGACTGTGGGCTCGATGACCGCGTGGTGTCGGCGTTGGTTCGCAATAACGTCCACCATATCGACGCTGTCTTCGTGACGCATTGGGACGAAGACCATTGGGGCGGTCTTCCCGACGTACTCGATCGTTTTTCGGTTGGAACCATTGCGGTCGCGGCCGATGCACTTGACGGCGCGCCTACTGAGGTTCTGAATCGCCCGGGTGTAACGTATCGGCAGGTGGCTCGCGGAGACACGGTCGATATCGGCGCATTTCGGGCTCGTGTGATGTGGCCGTTTGACACGGTGGATGGCGAGGGCAATGAGGACTCTCTTGTTTTGCTGCTCTCCTATGCTCAGGAAGGCAAGAGCCTGCGTGTGCTCCTTACTGGTGACGCCGAGCTCGATCAGGAGCGCGAGTTTGTACAGGAGGTGGGAGATATCGATGTGCTCAAGCTGGGGCATCATGGCTCAAAAGTTTCCGTCGACACAGACCTGCTGGGCACGCTTAAGCCCGAGTTCTCTATCGCGAGCGCCGGCGAGGGGAATCGTTACGGCCATCCGTCGGATGCCTGCATCGATGCAGTTAAGGAAGCGGGTGGTGCGTTCGCATGCACCATCGAACACGGCGACATTACCGTCACGCCGACTGCGAAGGGCTTTGCCATGCGATGCCAGCGACCGTGA
- a CDS encoding helix-hairpin-helix domain-containing protein, producing MAQREQHERVKRMDRWAEKLLGHKAMVVAILVVIAAASGLAMAGFGGHSSDVSFERSDEASASDVRGAGDASPDDADEPSAKSSSAAEVYVDVDGAVVKPGVYRLKDGARVSQAIDAAGGLTAEADVTGLNRASKIIDGQKIYIPTVGEQQAAAVPNGTDSGASTTPGTGSSSGLVNINTASAAELQTLSGIGPSMAQSIIDERTQNGAFASVDDLMRVSGIGEKKLAKIKDCICV from the coding sequence ATGGCGCAGCGCGAGCAACACGAACGGGTTAAACGGATGGACCGCTGGGCAGAAAAGCTGCTCGGCCATAAGGCGATGGTCGTGGCGATCCTGGTTGTCATTGCCGCCGCGAGCGGCTTGGCGATGGCAGGTTTTGGTGGTCACTCCAGCGACGTATCGTTTGAGCGTAGTGATGAGGCGAGCGCCTCGGATGTGCGCGGGGCCGGGGATGCCTCTCCTGACGATGCCGATGAGCCGTCTGCCAAGAGCTCCTCTGCTGCCGAGGTGTACGTCGATGTTGATGGCGCCGTTGTGAAGCCTGGCGTGTACCGGCTTAAAGATGGAGCACGGGTGTCCCAGGCGATTGATGCCGCCGGAGGGCTTACGGCCGAGGCGGATGTGACGGGTCTTAACCGTGCGTCCAAGATCATAGATGGCCAAAAGATCTATATACCGACGGTGGGGGAGCAACAGGCGGCTGCGGTGCCGAACGGGACCGACAGCGGCGCTTCCACGACCCCTGGTACAGGGTCTTCGTCGGGACTTGTGAATATCAATACGGCAAGTGCGGCGGAGCTGCAGACGCTTTCGGGCATCGGGCCTTCTATGGCCCAGTCAATTATCGACGAACGGACGCAAAACGGGGCCTTTGCCTCGGTCGATGACCTTATGCGCGTATCGGGGATCGGTGAGAAGAAACTCGCCAAAATTAAAGATTGCATCTGCGTATGA
- the thiI gene encoding tRNA uracil 4-sulfurtransferase ThiI → MAARVCLVHYHEVGLKGKNRAHFEHILMDNIKAALAAFSVNAVSRISGYILVTFNEHQADEAARVIRTVPGVARVSLAYHTNRDPQEYCAAAVKALREFGPFESFKVHAKRSNTDYELTSIDINRQVGEVLCEAFPDKKVQMHDPDAMVHVLVVQGSVYVYARSERGVGGLPVGSAGKVVTLLSSGIDSPVATWMLARRGAVCVPVHFSGRPQTPDTSEYLVQDIIRTLEPGVQIGRLYVVPFGDCQREISVTCPSNLRVIMYRRIMYSVAERIAHIEGAKAIVTGESLGQVASQTLENIMAVNEAVKIPVFRPLIGSDKQEIIARAEEIGTFDISTEAAPDCCTLFMPRRPETHAKLDAVHEAWELFDHEEMIERLLKQTEYIDFESNTYKAPKTLKRKHSELSPREIYQDHE, encoded by the coding sequence ATGGCAGCCCGCGTCTGCCTGGTCCACTATCACGAGGTTGGACTAAAGGGCAAGAACCGCGCACATTTTGAGCATATCCTCATGGATAACATCAAGGCGGCCTTGGCCGCCTTTTCCGTGAATGCCGTGTCTCGAATTTCCGGTTATATCCTCGTGACCTTTAACGAGCATCAGGCCGACGAGGCGGCGCGCGTCATTCGCACCGTCCCCGGCGTTGCTCGCGTGTCCCTGGCATATCACACGAACCGCGACCCGCAGGAGTACTGCGCCGCCGCCGTGAAGGCGCTGCGCGAGTTTGGTCCCTTTGAGTCGTTTAAGGTGCATGCCAAGCGCTCGAACACCGACTACGAGCTCACCTCGATTGATATCAATCGTCAGGTGGGAGAGGTGTTGTGCGAGGCGTTTCCCGATAAAAAGGTCCAGATGCACGACCCCGACGCAATGGTGCACGTGCTGGTGGTCCAGGGTAGCGTTTATGTGTACGCGCGCTCCGAGCGCGGCGTGGGCGGTCTGCCGGTGGGTTCTGCCGGCAAGGTCGTGACGTTGCTTTCCTCGGGCATCGATTCTCCGGTGGCGACCTGGATGCTCGCGCGTCGCGGCGCGGTGTGCGTGCCGGTACATTTCTCCGGCCGTCCGCAGACGCCCGATACGAGCGAGTATTTGGTGCAGGACATTATCCGTACGCTTGAGCCGGGTGTCCAGATCGGCCGCCTGTACGTGGTGCCGTTTGGTGACTGCCAGCGTGAGATTTCGGTCACCTGTCCCAGCAACCTACGTGTGATCATGTATCGCCGCATTATGTATTCGGTTGCCGAGCGCATTGCGCATATCGAGGGCGCCAAGGCTATCGTGACTGGTGAATCGCTCGGTCAGGTTGCCTCCCAGACGCTCGAGAACATCATGGCCGTCAATGAGGCCGTGAAGATCCCCGTGTTCCGTCCGTTGATCGGTTCGGACAAGCAGGAGATCATCGCACGCGCTGAGGAGATCGGTACGTTCGATATCTCGACTGAGGCCGCTCCTGACTGCTGCACGCTGTTTATGCCGCGCCGCCCCGAGACGCACGCTAAACTTGATGCCGTGCATGAGGCGTGGGAGCTGTTCGATCACGAGGAGATGATTGAGCGTTTGCTCAAACAGACCGAGTATATCGACTTCGAGAGCAACACGTATAAGGCCCCTAAGACCTTAAAACGCAAGCATTCCGAGCTCTCTCCACGTGAGATTTACCAAGATCACGAATAA
- a CDS encoding DNA-directed RNA polymerase subunit omega, whose amino-acid sequence MSVVKPCIDDLLEKTDHNRFLLASLASKRACDINSMLRGQHNRVLAVQDVDDITIALSGADTISMAMDEIVDGDISYDEARYEKALGHKVAEA is encoded by the coding sequence GTGTCCGTTGTAAAGCCTTGCATTGACGATCTTCTGGAGAAGACCGATCACAACCGCTTCCTGCTCGCCTCGCTTGCCTCCAAGCGCGCCTGCGACATTAACAGCATGTTGCGTGGCCAGCACAACCGCGTGCTCGCCGTCCAGGATGTCGATGACATCACTATTGCGCTTTCCGGCGCCGATACCATCTCGATGGCTATGGACGAGATTGTCGACGGCGACATCTCCTACGACGAGGCCCGTTACGAGAAGGCACTCGGCCATAAGGTTGCTGAAGCCTAA
- the gmk gene encoding guanylate kinase yields the protein MSAQDSKLFVISGPSGAGKGTLVTRVRERRSNLGLTVSATTRAPRKGEVDGVNYFFLTREEFDRRVANGEFVEWAEVHGNCYGTLVSEVTSKLASGSSLILEIDVQGALQVKERFPEAVLIFIKPPSLEVLRERLVGRGTETPETIELRMANAADELALADRYDDVVVNDDLDRATDELVRVLDMHERI from the coding sequence GTGAGCGCTCAGGATTCAAAGCTCTTTGTGATTTCTGGACCGTCAGGTGCAGGCAAGGGCACGCTCGTCACTCGTGTGCGCGAGCGTCGCTCTAACCTGGGCCTGACGGTTTCGGCTACCACGCGAGCACCACGCAAAGGTGAGGTCGACGGCGTCAACTACTTTTTCCTGACGCGCGAGGAGTTCGACCGCCGCGTGGCAAACGGTGAGTTTGTTGAGTGGGCCGAGGTCCACGGTAACTGCTACGGCACCTTGGTGAGCGAGGTCACATCCAAGCTCGCCTCTGGCTCGTCTCTGATCTTGGAGATCGATGTCCAGGGAGCCCTGCAGGTCAAGGAGCGTTTCCCCGAAGCCGTGTTGATCTTTATCAAGCCGCCTTCGCTCGAGGTGCTCCGCGAGCGTCTGGTCGGTCGCGGTACCGAGACGCCCGAGACGATTGAGCTGCGTATGGCAAACGCCGCCGATGAACTTGCCCTTGCCGACCGCTACGACGACGTCGTGGTGAATGACGATCTCGACCGCGCGACCGATGAGCTCGTTCGCGTTCTCGATATGCATGAAAGGATCTGA
- the mihF gene encoding integration host factor, actinobacterial type, whose translation MALPQLTDEQRKQALEKAAAARHARAELREQIKKGEKSLESVLNSDDPIASRMKVSTLIESLPGYGKAKAAKIMEELGISATRRVQGLGVRQREQLLEQLTK comes from the coding sequence ATGGCACTCCCTCAGCTTACCGACGAGCAGCGCAAGCAGGCTCTTGAGAAGGCTGCTGCCGCACGTCACGCCCGCGCTGAGCTTCGCGAGCAGATCAAGAAGGGCGAGAAGTCCCTCGAGTCCGTGCTCAACTCCGATGACCCCATCGCTTCCCGCATGAAGGTTTCCACCCTCATCGAGTCCCTGCCCGGTTATGGCAAGGCCAAGGCCGCCAAGATCATGGAGGAGCTCGGCATCTCCGCTACCCGTCGCGTCCAGGGCCTCGGTGTCCGTCAGCGCGAGCAGCTCCTCGAGCAGCTGACCAAATAA
- the pyrF gene encoding orotidine-5'-phosphate decarboxylase, which translates to MLETDARDRVIVALDCDRERALELAHELSGHAAWLKVGMTLYYAEGPEIVKTFKDLGFKVFLDLKFHDIPHQVRGAARSASLAGADLLSVHGLGSGAMLAACREGAEEAREDRAKLVAITVLTSMNQDSLAEIGVESPVAEEAARLAKLAQANGLDGIVCSPMEAHDMRELLGPDALIVTPGVRPVGAALGDQSRVATPSQAIERGASHIVVGRPITGADDPVAAFDAIVAELVENVA; encoded by the coding sequence ATGCTAGAGACCGACGCCCGCGACCGCGTTATCGTCGCCCTCGACTGCGACCGTGAGCGTGCGCTCGAGCTCGCCCACGAGCTTTCTGGTCATGCCGCTTGGCTCAAGGTGGGCATGACGCTCTATTACGCCGAGGGGCCCGAGATCGTCAAGACGTTCAAGGACCTGGGCTTTAAGGTCTTCCTCGACCTCAAGTTCCATGACATTCCGCATCAGGTGCGCGGTGCCGCCCGTTCGGCCTCGCTTGCCGGTGCCGACCTGCTCTCGGTCCACGGCCTGGGTTCTGGTGCTATGCTCGCTGCGTGCCGTGAGGGTGCCGAGGAGGCGCGCGAGGACCGCGCCAAGCTCGTCGCCATCACCGTGCTCACGAGCATGAACCAGGATTCGCTGGCTGAGATCGGCGTCGAGTCGCCCGTGGCCGAGGAAGCCGCCCGTCTGGCAAAGCTTGCCCAGGCCAACGGTCTCGACGGCATCGTGTGCTCGCCGATGGAGGCCCATGACATGCGCGAACTGCTCGGCCCCGACGCGCTGATCGTGACTCCGGGCGTGCGTCCGGTGGGTGCCGCCCTTGGTGATCAGTCCCGTGTGGCGACGCCTTCCCAGGCTATCGAGCGCGGTGCGAGCCACATCGTGGTGGGCCGACCCATCACCGGTGCCGACGACCCTGTTGCCGCATTTGACGCCATCGTTGCCGAGCTGGTCGAAAACGTCGCCTAA
- a CDS encoding dihydroorotate dehydrogenase, with protein MAVDFGGVKMQNPINTAAGTFGYGWQFQNFFDVSQLGAITTKGCAAEPWPGNPAPRMAEIPGGMINSVGLQNPGVAAFARESGPWLEQLSKDGCQVICQVAGHSVDEFVRALEMYVELCPWAAGYEINVSCPNIAAGGAAMGSSPEGASAVMAACRKVTDKPLFVKMAPVNVAEIAKALEAAGADGLSVINSIQGMAIDVHTRKSRVAKPKGGLSGPLCHHIAVRMVWEVAQAVDIPINGVGGVMTGEDAAEFILAGATCVSVGMANFVDPCASIKIAHELEAWAESQGVKDINELVGAFEC; from the coding sequence ATGGCCGTCGACTTCGGCGGCGTCAAGATGCAGAACCCCATCAACACCGCAGCCGGTACCTTTGGCTACGGCTGGCAGTTCCAGAACTTCTTTGATGTCTCCCAGCTGGGCGCCATCACCACCAAGGGTTGTGCTGCCGAGCCCTGGCCCGGCAACCCCGCGCCCCGCATGGCCGAGATCCCGGGCGGCATGATCAACTCCGTGGGCCTTCAGAACCCCGGCGTGGCTGCCTTCGCCCGTGAGTCCGGTCCCTGGCTCGAGCAGCTCTCCAAGGACGGTTGCCAGGTCATCTGCCAGGTCGCCGGCCACTCCGTTGACGAGTTTGTGCGCGCGCTCGAGATGTATGTCGAGCTGTGCCCCTGGGCTGCCGGCTACGAGATCAACGTCAGCTGCCCCAATATTGCCGCCGGCGGTGCCGCCATGGGCTCCTCGCCCGAGGGCGCCTCTGCCGTTATGGCTGCCTGCCGTAAGGTGACCGATAAGCCGCTGTTCGTGAAGATGGCGCCGGTTAACGTCGCCGAGATTGCCAAGGCTCTCGAGGCCGCGGGAGCCGACGGCCTTTCGGTCATCAACTCCATCCAGGGCATGGCCATTGACGTTCATACCCGCAAGTCCCGTGTGGCCAAGCCCAAGGGCGGCCTTTCGGGTCCGCTGTGCCACCACATCGCCGTTCGCATGGTCTGGGAGGTCGCTCAGGCCGTCGATATCCCCATCAACGGTGTCGGCGGCGTCATGACGGGCGAGGATGCGGCCGAGTTTATCCTGGCCGGCGCCACCTGCGTGTCGGTCGGCATGGCCAATTTCGTCGATCCGTGCGCCTCAATTAAGATCGCGCACGAGCTCGAGGCCTGGGCGGAGTCCCAGGGCGTGAAGGACATCAACGAGCTGGTAGGTGCTTTCGAATGCTAG